In Carya illinoinensis cultivar Pawnee chromosome 6, C.illinoinensisPawnee_v1, whole genome shotgun sequence, a single genomic region encodes these proteins:
- the LOC122313799 gene encoding uncharacterized protein LOC122313799 has product MSDSDSKTLDPESTTPKTDDLENSASTKPLDPSIGDTEAIQKDLGQAEKENGEEGEEEGECGFCLFMKAGGCKESFIAWEQCIEEAEKMKEDIVEKCVEVTGALKKCMEAHADYYEPILRAEKMAEEEAIRELDIEKEKEREASSEGS; this is encoded by the coding sequence ATGTCCGATTCTGATTCTAAAACCCTAGACCCCGAATCGACAACCCCCAAAACCGACGACCTGGAAAATTCAGCTTCAACCAAACCCCTTGATCCCTCAATCGGAGATACCGAAGCCATCCAAAAGGATTTGGGCCAAGCGGAGAAGGAAAATGGGGAGGAAGGGGAAGAAGAGGGAGAGTGTGGGTTTTGCTTGTTCATGAAGGCGGGCGGTTGCAAGGAGAGCTTTATAGCGTGGGAGCAATGCATTGAGGAGGCTGAGAAGATGAAGGAGGACATTGTCGAAAAGTGCGTCGAGGTAACTGGGGCGTTGAAGAAGTGTATGGAGGCTCACGCCGACTACTACGAGCCGATACTCAGGGCCGAGAAAATGGCCGAGGAGGAGGCCATTAGGGAGTTGGACATTGAAAAGGAGAAGGAGAGGGAAGCTTCTTCTGAGGGTTCGTAG